The Streptomyces noursei ATCC 11455 sequence ACTCCAGGACGACCTCAAGGGCATCGGCGACCCCTGGAAGAACTGCGACTTCGGCGACATCTTCGACACCATTTACACCCCCATCCGGGACGGAATGTTCACGTCGATGGATTCCTTGGGTGAACGCCTGGAAGGCATCGGCGACAACCTCCAGGAAATGGCGCGCTCGTACACCGAGTCCGACGAGCAGGGCGTCCACACCATCAGCGCGGTCGGCCGTCCGGCCATCTGACGCACACACCGCCGGCCGCCTCTTCTTCCGGTCTTCCGGCATCTCCCTTTCACCAGCAATTCGCCTACCACCGCACGGGGGACGAGCACTGTGTCACTGACGCTGCCGAGCGAGGTCACCTGGGTCCTGGATCTCCTGGGCTACAACTGGC is a genomic window containing:
- a CDS encoding WXG100 family type VII secretion target, with amino-acid sequence MAGNAFDVDPEVLRTQGTAFVHVGNDFSKASKKLQDDLKGIGDPWKNCDFGDIFDTIYTPIRDGMFTSMDSLGERLEGIGDNLQEMARSYTESDEQGVHTISAVGRPAI